A window from Corynebacterium urogenitale encodes these proteins:
- a CDS encoding NADP-dependent isocitrate dehydrogenase — MAKIIYTRTDEAPLLATYSLKPIVEAFASTTGVDVETRDISLAARILAAFNDTLPKDQQVLDALAELGELAKTPDANIIKLPNISASVPQMKAAIKELQDAGYDLPDFPDEPQSDEEKDARERYDSVKGSAVNPVLREGNSDRRAPRAVKNFARKHPHTMGEWSPESKTNVATMEADDFRHNEQSVIIPADDELRIQLVKANGETTVLKESLPVLENEIVDATVLSAKALDTFLRAQVLRAKAENVLFSVHLKATMMKVSDPIIFGHAVRAYFSEVFEQYGDELLEAGLNGENGLAAILDGLSALDNGEEIKAAFEKGLEDGPKLAQVNSAKGITNLHVPSDIIVDASMPAMIRTSGKMWNKDDDTEDTLAVLPDSSYAGVYQVVIDDCRKNGAFDPTTMGSVPNVGLMAQKAEEYGSHDKTFKIADAGKVQVVNEAGEVLLEHEVEAGDIWRACQAKDIPVQDWVKLAVTRARASETPAVFWLDPVRAHDRNMKTQVEKYLKDHDTEGLDIRIMSPVDACQFSIDRIRNGEDTISVTGNVLRDYLTDLFPIMELGTSAKMLSVVPLIAGGGLFETGAGGSAPKHVQQLQEENHLRWDSLGEFLALAESLRKLAETDNNPRTPILGDALDAATETLLNEGKSPSRKVGEIDNRGSHFYLALYWAQELAKQTEDAELAEIFKPVAEELVAKEEQIAKELIDCQGSTADLGGYYWVDEEKTSHVMRPSETFNAIINGLNTKK; from the coding sequence ATGGCAAAGATCATCTACACCCGCACAGACGAAGCGCCATTGCTGGCGACCTATTCGCTGAAGCCAATCGTGGAAGCCTTCGCATCCACCACCGGCGTGGATGTGGAGACCCGCGATATCTCCCTCGCCGCCCGCATCCTCGCAGCGTTCAACGACACGCTGCCCAAGGATCAGCAGGTGCTCGACGCACTCGCCGAGCTTGGCGAGCTGGCAAAGACCCCCGACGCCAACATCATCAAGCTGCCAAACATCTCCGCCTCCGTGCCACAGATGAAGGCCGCCATTAAGGAACTGCAGGACGCCGGTTACGACCTGCCAGACTTCCCAGACGAGCCACAGAGCGACGAGGAAAAGGACGCTCGCGAACGCTACGACTCCGTCAAAGGTTCCGCCGTGAACCCAGTGCTACGCGAGGGTAACTCCGACCGCCGAGCCCCAAGGGCCGTGAAAAACTTCGCGCGCAAGCACCCCCACACCATGGGCGAATGGTCCCCTGAGTCCAAGACTAACGTGGCCACGATGGAAGCCGATGACTTCCGCCACAACGAGCAGTCCGTCATCATCCCAGCCGACGATGAGCTGCGTATCCAGCTGGTCAAGGCCAATGGCGAGACCACGGTGCTCAAGGAATCCCTGCCCGTTCTGGAAAACGAGATCGTGGATGCCACCGTGCTGTCCGCGAAGGCTTTGGATACTTTCCTGCGCGCGCAGGTACTGCGTGCCAAGGCTGAGAATGTACTGTTCTCCGTGCACCTCAAGGCGACCATGATGAAGGTCTCCGACCCGATCATCTTCGGCCACGCCGTGCGTGCATACTTCTCCGAGGTCTTCGAGCAGTACGGCGACGAGCTACTGGAGGCGGGACTCAACGGCGAGAACGGCCTAGCCGCCATCCTCGACGGTCTCTCCGCACTGGATAACGGCGAGGAAATCAAGGCCGCTTTCGAAAAGGGTCTGGAAGATGGCCCGAAGCTGGCCCAGGTGAACTCCGCTAAGGGGATCACCAACCTGCATGTGCCTTCAGATATCATCGTGGACGCCTCCATGCCGGCAATGATCCGCACCTCCGGCAAGATGTGGAACAAGGATGACGACACCGAGGACACACTGGCAGTACTGCCGGATTCCTCCTACGCGGGCGTTTACCAGGTCGTCATCGACGATTGCCGAAAGAATGGCGCTTTTGACCCGACAACCATGGGATCCGTGCCAAACGTCGGCCTCATGGCACAGAAGGCCGAGGAGTACGGCTCCCACGACAAGACCTTCAAGATTGCCGATGCTGGCAAGGTTCAGGTCGTCAATGAGGCTGGCGAAGTGCTCCTGGAGCACGAGGTTGAGGCTGGCGATATCTGGCGTGCTTGCCAGGCCAAGGACATCCCAGTGCAGGATTGGGTGAAGCTGGCCGTCACCCGTGCCCGCGCTTCTGAGACCCCGGCTGTTTTCTGGCTGGATCCGGTGCGCGCACACGACCGCAACATGAAGACCCAGGTGGAGAAGTACCTCAAGGATCACGACACTGAGGGCCTGGACATCCGCATCATGTCCCCTGTGGATGCATGCCAGTTCTCCATCGACCGTATCCGTAACGGCGAGGACACGATCTCCGTCACCGGTAACGTGCTGCGCGACTACCTGACGGACCTGTTCCCGATCATGGAACTAGGCACTTCCGCAAAGATGCTCTCTGTGGTGCCACTGATCGCGGGTGGCGGCCTGTTTGAAACCGGTGCCGGTGGCTCCGCTCCAAAGCACGTACAGCAGCTGCAGGAGGAAAACCACCTGCGTTGGGATTCCCTCGGCGAGTTCCTCGCGTTGGCCGAGTCCCTCCGCAAGCTGGCAGAGACGGACAACAACCCACGCACCCCGATCTTGGGCGATGCACTGGACGCTGCAACGGAGACCCTGCTGAACGAGGGCAAGTCCCCATCCCGCAAGGTTGGCGAGATCGACAACCGTGGCTCCCACTTCTACCTTGCTCTGTACTGGGCGCAGGAGCTGGCGAAGCAGACCGAGGATGCCGAGCTGGCTGAGATCTTCAAGCCAGTGGCTGAGGAGCTGGTGGCCAAGGAGGAGCAGATCGCCAAGGAGCTCATCGATTGCCAGGGTTCCACTGCCGATCTGGGAGGCTACTACTGGGTTGACGAGGAGAAGACCTCCCACGTCATGCGCCCATCCGAGACCTTCAACGCCATCATCAATGGCCTGAACACCAAGAAGTAG
- a CDS encoding O-acetylhomoserine/O-acetylserine sulfhydrylase, with protein MSTKYDNSEAENWGFATRQIHAGQTVDPTGARNLPIHFSTSFVFDSAEHAKERFALEDMGPVYSRLTNPTVEVVENRINSLEGGVHAVAFSSGQAAETAAILNLAGAGDHIVTSPRLYGGTETLFAVTLKRLGIEVTFVENPDDLDSWQAAVQDNTVAFYGETFANPQADVLNIPAVAEVAHKNNVPLIVDNTLATAALVRPLELGADIVVASLTKFYTGNGSALGGILVDGGKFDWTQERNGKPVFPGFVTPDPAYHGLKYADLGPAAFGLKARVGLLRDTGATLSALNAWVIAQGLDTLSLRVKQHNENAKTVAEFLDANEKVAKVNYAGLESSPWYATKQELGIEYTGSVISFDLAIDDANSEEAREKAWAFIDALKLHSNLANVGDVRSLVVHPASTTHSQSDEHGLARAGISKATVRLSVGIEDINDILADLKAGFAAI; from the coding sequence ATGAGCACCAAGTACGACAACTCTGAAGCTGAAAACTGGGGCTTTGCCACCCGCCAGATTCACGCGGGCCAAACGGTTGACCCAACTGGCGCACGCAACCTGCCTATCCACTTCTCCACTTCCTTCGTCTTCGACTCCGCGGAGCACGCTAAGGAGCGCTTCGCCCTCGAGGACATGGGGCCGGTGTACTCCCGCCTGACTAACCCGACTGTCGAGGTAGTGGAGAACCGCATTAACTCCCTCGAGGGTGGCGTCCATGCCGTCGCTTTCTCCTCCGGCCAGGCAGCTGAAACCGCCGCAATCCTCAACCTCGCCGGCGCAGGCGATCACATCGTCACTTCCCCTCGCCTCTATGGTGGCACGGAGACCCTCTTTGCGGTGACCCTCAAGCGCCTTGGCATCGAAGTCACTTTCGTGGAGAACCCGGATGACCTGGATTCTTGGCAGGCTGCCGTGCAGGACAACACCGTTGCCTTCTACGGTGAGACTTTCGCCAACCCACAGGCCGATGTTCTCAACATCCCGGCCGTCGCCGAGGTCGCTCACAAGAACAATGTTCCACTGATCGTTGACAACACTCTCGCCACCGCCGCCCTCGTACGTCCACTGGAGCTTGGTGCGGATATTGTCGTCGCTTCCCTGACCAAGTTCTACACCGGCAACGGTTCCGCTCTCGGCGGCATCCTCGTCGACGGCGGTAAGTTCGACTGGACCCAGGAGCGCAACGGCAAGCCTGTCTTCCCGGGCTTCGTCACCCCGGATCCTGCCTACCACGGCCTGAAGTACGCTGATCTGGGCCCAGCCGCCTTCGGCCTGAAGGCTCGCGTCGGCCTGCTGCGTGATACCGGCGCTACCCTCTCCGCCCTCAACGCTTGGGTTATCGCCCAGGGCCTGGACACCCTTTCCCTGCGCGTGAAGCAGCACAATGAGAATGCTAAGACCGTGGCCGAATTCCTCGATGCCAATGAGAAGGTCGCGAAGGTCAACTACGCCGGCTTGGAGTCTTCCCCGTGGTACGCCACGAAGCAGGAGCTGGGCATTGAGTACACGGGCTCTGTGATCTCCTTCGATCTGGCGATCGATGACGCGAACTCCGAGGAGGCTCGCGAAAAGGCCTGGGCGTTCATCGATGCTCTGAAGCTGCACTCCAACCTGGCGAATGTCGGCGATGTTCGCTCCCTGGTGGTCCACCCAGCCTCCACCACCCACTCCCAGTCGGACGAGCATGGTTTGGCTCGCGCTGGTATTTCTAAGGCTACGGTGCGCCTGTCTGTCGGCATCGAGGACATTAACGATATCCTTGCTGACTTGAAGGCCGGTTTCGCCGCCATTTAG
- the metX gene encoding homoserine O-acetyltransferase MetX, with amino-acid sequence MHIDLLPPSGTSAILNVGDVVTEAGVTIPDVHLSFHAFYDDATSTPAGDRPLILLEHALTGDGNAADWWSEMIGAGKPLDTSRYLVICSNVLGGCQGSTGPSSPHPDGRAWGSRFPGISIRDMVTAEKQLLDVLGIDRVHAVIGASMGGARALEWSLMFPEIIVSALPIAVSARASAWQIGMQSSQIRFIEADPHWQGGDYYDSPDSPAEGMGQARRIAHLTYRGELEVDERFGTDPQQDENPYGPYRRSDQRFAVESYLDRQADKLKQRFDAGSYVVLTDALNRHDVGRGRGGMNAALARSQVPTMVAGVDTDILYPWHQQEHLSRNLGDFIGLSQITSPTGHDGFLIEGRQMGQILQKFLRKAEQLDQPSL; translated from the coding sequence GTGCACATCGATTTGTTGCCCCCGTCCGGCACGTCCGCCATCCTCAATGTCGGCGACGTGGTCACTGAGGCCGGGGTCACCATCCCCGATGTGCATCTTTCTTTTCATGCCTTTTATGACGACGCCACCAGTACGCCCGCTGGGGATCGTCCCCTCATCTTGCTAGAGCATGCTTTGACCGGGGATGGAAATGCTGCCGACTGGTGGTCGGAGATGATCGGGGCGGGTAAGCCTTTGGACACGTCCCGTTATCTGGTGATTTGCTCGAATGTTTTGGGTGGTTGTCAGGGTTCTACTGGTCCATCCAGCCCGCACCCGGATGGTAGGGCTTGGGGCTCGCGTTTCCCTGGAATCTCCATCCGGGACATGGTGACGGCGGAGAAGCAGCTGCTGGACGTTCTGGGCATCGACCGTGTCCATGCGGTCATTGGTGCTTCTATGGGTGGCGCCCGCGCACTTGAGTGGTCATTGATGTTCCCGGAGATCATCGTCAGCGCATTGCCCATTGCTGTTTCTGCACGTGCTTCCGCGTGGCAGATTGGCATGCAGTCCTCCCAGATTCGCTTTATTGAGGCGGACCCGCACTGGCAGGGGGGCGATTACTACGATTCACCGGACTCCCCGGCTGAAGGCATGGGGCAGGCTCGACGCATCGCTCATCTGACGTATCGCGGCGAGTTGGAGGTGGATGAGCGCTTCGGTACTGATCCTCAACAGGATGAGAATCCCTATGGCCCTTACCGCCGTTCGGATCAGCGTTTTGCGGTGGAGAGTTACTTGGATCGCCAGGCAGACAAGCTGAAGCAGCGCTTCGATGCTGGCAGTTATGTTGTGCTCACGGATGCGCTGAACCGCCATGATGTGGGCCGTGGTCGTGGCGGAATGAATGCGGCTCTTGCCCGCTCACAGGTGCCGACGATGGTGGCGGGTGTGGATACGGATATTCTCTACCCGTGGCACCAGCAGGAGCACCTCTCCCGTAATTTGGGTGATTTCATCGGCCTGTCGCAAATCACTTCGCCGACGGGCCACGATGGCTTCCTCATCGAGGGGCGCCAGATGGGGCAGATCCTGCAGAAGTTCCTCCGCAAGGCGGAGCAACTGGATCAGCCTAGCCTCTGA
- a CDS encoding DUF3017 domain-containing protein has product MPQRIGQARARLLVNPHDRAVPPSPLSMTVQRLLVGLFVLFVATAAVLFFLEHWRRGTVMLGGSLIYLGVTRWLVDSKIMGVLAVRSRKFDSSFTIILGMAMLWLALSVDPLGS; this is encoded by the coding sequence ATGCCTCAGAGGATTGGACAAGCGCGTGCGCGGCTGCTGGTGAATCCACACGACCGCGCGGTTCCGCCTTCCCCTCTGAGCATGACCGTGCAGCGTCTGCTCGTCGGCTTGTTTGTGCTTTTCGTCGCGACGGCCGCCGTCTTATTCTTCCTGGAGCATTGGCGCCGTGGCACAGTGATGCTGGGAGGCTCGCTCATTTACCTGGGCGTGACGCGCTGGCTCGTCGATAGCAAGATCATGGGGGTGCTGGCCGTGCGATCGAGGAAGTTCGATTCATCCTTCACGATCATCCTCGGCATGGCGATGCTGTGGTTGGCCCTCTCCGTCGACCCTCTGGGTAGCTGA
- a CDS encoding bifunctional methylenetetrahydrofolate dehydrogenase/methenyltetrahydrofolate cyclohydrolase: protein MAAKKLDGNLYRDEIFADLTTRVDALREKGIVPGLATVLVGDDPASHSYVRMKHRDCEQVGVNSIRKDLPADVSQEELNAVIDELNADPACTGYIVQLPLPKHLDENAVLERIDPAKDADGLHPVNLGKLVLNEPAPLPCTPNGAISLLRRFDVELNGAKVVVIGRGVTVGRPIGLMLTRRSENSTVTLCHTGTKDLAAETRNADVIIAAAGVPHMLTADMVKPGAAVLDVGVSRKDGKLLGDVHPDVWEVAGSVSPNPGGVGPLTRAFLVRNVVERAELLAEGK from the coding sequence ATGGCTGCAAAGAAGTTGGATGGAAACCTGTACCGCGATGAAATCTTCGCGGATCTCACAACCCGCGTTGACGCGCTGCGCGAAAAGGGCATCGTCCCCGGTCTCGCCACGGTTCTCGTGGGGGATGATCCCGCAAGTCACTCCTATGTGCGCATGAAGCACCGCGACTGTGAACAGGTGGGTGTGAACTCCATCCGCAAGGATCTCCCGGCAGACGTCTCCCAGGAGGAACTCAACGCCGTCATCGACGAGTTGAACGCGGATCCGGCCTGTACCGGCTACATTGTTCAGCTGCCTCTGCCGAAGCACCTTGATGAGAATGCCGTGTTGGAGCGCATTGATCCCGCCAAGGATGCCGACGGTCTGCATCCCGTCAACCTCGGCAAGCTGGTCCTCAATGAGCCGGCTCCGCTGCCTTGCACCCCCAACGGTGCGATCTCCTTGCTACGCCGCTTTGACGTGGAACTCAATGGCGCGAAGGTTGTCGTCATTGGTCGTGGCGTAACCGTCGGCCGACCGATTGGTTTGATGCTCACCCGCCGTTCCGAGAATTCCACCGTCACCCTCTGCCATACGGGCACGAAGGATCTCGCTGCGGAGACTCGCAATGCCGATGTAATCATCGCCGCCGCAGGCGTTCCGCACATGCTGACTGCAGACATGGTGAAGCCAGGGGCGGCTGTGTTGGATGTGGGAGTCTCCCGCAAGGACGGCAAGTTGCTCGGCGATGTGCATCCAGATGTGTGGGAGGTGGCGGGTTCCGTGTCCCCTAATCCCGGTGGGGTTGGCCCGCTGACTCGCGCATTCCTGGTGCGCAATGTTGTCGAGCGCGCAGAACTGCTGGCCGAGGGCAAGTAG
- a CDS encoding tRNA (cytidine(34)-2'-O)-methyltransferase → MSEDNLNSSGLHVIFDRPVIPPNTGNAIRMCAGSGASLHLAGPLIFDFSEKHLRRAGLDYHDLADVHQHTNFQATMEALPEARVFGFTTHAETWHTDIEYRPGDALLFGPEPTGLEEAILEHPRITQLVRIPMLPGRRSMNLSNAAAVATYEAWRQLGFPGGR, encoded by the coding sequence GTGAGCGAAGACAACCTCAACTCCTCCGGTCTGCACGTCATTTTCGACCGGCCCGTGATCCCGCCCAATACAGGCAACGCCATCCGCATGTGTGCAGGATCTGGTGCATCCCTGCACCTCGCGGGCCCGTTGATTTTCGACTTCTCCGAAAAACACCTGCGCCGCGCCGGGTTGGACTACCACGACCTGGCCGACGTTCATCAGCACACTAACTTTCAGGCCACGATGGAGGCGCTGCCGGAGGCGCGAGTGTTCGGATTTACCACCCACGCGGAGACCTGGCACACGGATATTGAGTACCGGCCGGGGGACGCGCTGTTGTTCGGACCAGAACCGACCGGTTTGGAAGAAGCGATCCTGGAGCACCCGCGGATCACACAGCTCGTGCGCATCCCGATGCTGCCCGGGCGACGGAGCATGAACCTCTCCAACGCGGCGGCTGTCGCAACATATGAAGCCTGGAGGCAGTTGGGCTTCCCCGGCGGTCGGTAG
- a CDS encoding saccharopine dehydrogenase family protein — MSNRTYDITIFGATGFVGTLTAEYLAQHAPADVRIALAGRNEAKLEKARATIAEETGKSEVLSWPLVVADSSDASSVSTMASSTRVVITTVGPYAKYGKALAHACAEHGTHYVDLCGEVLFMRESIDGNDELAKSTGARIIHACGFDSVPSDIGMFLLHEQAQKLGSPLKEATMLVKMKGGLSGGTIDSMRNQVQVAADDREAARTLMSPYSLSPDHSKEPDLGQQADFGIIKTEDVGAKPGWAGPFMMAGCNTRVVRRSNALQDYAYGSSLKYSEYQLMGTGLKGRATALALAGGMGMAFKLLTVDKLRGVLSRWVPEPGEGPSKEERESGFFRTTHYGLTESGQQVTATVENQGDPGYKSTALMLSEAALTLAGDQDTLPGSGGVLTPATGLGAPYVARLRNAGMTLTAQG, encoded by the coding sequence ATGAGCAACAGGACCTATGACATCACCATCTTCGGTGCCACGGGCTTCGTCGGCACCCTCACCGCCGAGTACTTGGCGCAGCATGCGCCAGCGGACGTGCGGATCGCCCTGGCGGGCCGCAATGAAGCGAAGTTGGAGAAAGCCCGAGCAACCATCGCGGAAGAGACCGGCAAGTCGGAGGTACTGTCGTGGCCGCTCGTCGTTGCCGATTCCTCCGACGCCAGCAGTGTCTCCACCATGGCCTCCTCCACCCGCGTAGTGATTACGACCGTGGGGCCGTACGCCAAGTACGGCAAGGCACTGGCGCATGCCTGTGCTGAACACGGCACCCACTACGTGGACTTGTGCGGTGAGGTGTTGTTTATGCGCGAGAGCATCGACGGCAACGACGAGCTCGCGAAGTCCACGGGAGCGCGCATCATCCACGCCTGTGGTTTCGATTCCGTACCGAGCGATATCGGCATGTTTTTGCTCCATGAGCAGGCTCAGAAGCTGGGCTCTCCGCTGAAGGAGGCGACCATGCTGGTGAAGATGAAGGGTGGCCTGTCGGGCGGCACGATCGACTCCATGCGCAACCAGGTCCAGGTGGCTGCGGATGATCGGGAGGCTGCACGCACCCTGATGTCGCCCTACTCCTTGTCACCGGATCACTCGAAGGAACCGGACCTTGGTCAGCAGGCGGACTTCGGGATCATCAAGACTGAGGATGTAGGTGCAAAGCCCGGCTGGGCCGGCCCCTTTATGATGGCCGGCTGCAATACCCGAGTGGTACGGCGCTCCAATGCACTGCAGGATTACGCTTACGGCAGCTCGCTGAAGTACTCCGAATATCAGCTGATGGGCACCGGTTTGAAGGGTCGCGCAACTGCCTTGGCCCTCGCCGGGGGCATGGGCATGGCGTTCAAGCTCCTCACAGTGGATAAGCTGCGCGGAGTACTATCCCGCTGGGTGCCGGAACCGGGTGAGGGCCCCTCTAAGGAGGAGCGTGAGAGCGGATTCTTCCGCACGACCCACTATGGCCTCACCGAATCTGGCCAGCAGGTCACCGCAACGGTGGAAAACCAGGGCGACCCTGGCTACAAGTCCACAGCGCTCATGCTCTCAGAGGCGGCGCTGACACTGGCGGGTGATCAGGATACTCTCCCAGGCTCTGGCGGTGTTCTCACGCCCGCTACGGGCCTCGGCGCCCCTTACGTCGCACGTCTGAGGAACGCCGGCATGACACTCACCGCGCAGGGATAG
- a CDS encoding S9 family peptidase — protein MRHTSIPSLAPDGAAIAYIVRDGGYPYAVQVALTDEGLGEERRVRLPVEGPVTRVLHSPDGKWVACEVSPKGSERLETFLVSTDPADSGVRELRNSRDAKTTLVEWDGNQLAMDAVAADGVTEARLLDPSSSRYRVMDRRSDSLLVAAEAGYSLMRVGPRGNRELLLVTPHRRWMPLLPPEPGAATESGRILPINDRTLVILIDTDHGSDRRRIIRLVVELDEEGGRPVRTEAEELIVNADADMDEFVISEDLSTAAVLWNQGGVSQLELLTLGEHQKVQVRRTVELLGKVAANLSITDDGSLLALTVEGPNLPPTVEVLRIESGRVEPLNPERTERLEARTRQADAPELVYYTARDGLELSGWLYVSQNPDPNKPVYVHLHGGPEGQSRPVNHDVLMQLVDAGMTVFTPNIRGSKGNGRSFLHADDRYGRFAAIDDVADSVDFLIEAELANPDYVLLGGRSYGGFLSLLAAARYPDMFRGVVDACGMTSFETYYESTEPWLASAASPKYGYPMHDAELLMEISPLYKAEIITSPVLFIHGANDTNVPIDESRQMYDALVQAGRAPRFLTVPGEGHMFVKPASRQLIAETMLDFFAALGAIPAR, from the coding sequence ATGCGCCATACCTCTATTCCTTCGCTCGCCCCTGACGGTGCCGCCATTGCCTACATCGTCCGCGATGGCGGATATCCCTACGCCGTGCAGGTAGCACTCACCGACGAAGGCTTAGGGGAGGAGCGGCGTGTGCGCCTGCCAGTCGAAGGGCCGGTCACGCGCGTGCTGCACTCGCCCGATGGCAAGTGGGTGGCGTGTGAGGTCTCCCCCAAGGGATCGGAGCGCCTCGAGACTTTCCTTGTCTCCACCGACCCTGCTGATTCTGGGGTCCGTGAACTGCGCAACTCCCGAGATGCGAAGACCACCCTGGTGGAATGGGACGGCAACCAGCTGGCGATGGACGCAGTGGCGGCCGATGGCGTGACAGAGGCCCGCCTCCTCGACCCCTCCTCCTCCCGCTACCGGGTTATGGACCGCCGCAGCGATTCCCTCCTTGTTGCAGCGGAGGCTGGGTACAGCCTCATGCGCGTGGGTCCGCGAGGCAATCGCGAACTGCTGCTTGTCACCCCACATCGGCGCTGGATGCCCTTGCTGCCACCAGAGCCGGGTGCGGCTACTGAATCCGGGCGCATCCTGCCCATCAACGATCGCACGCTTGTGATCCTCATCGATACTGATCATGGTTCGGATCGCCGTCGCATCATCCGCCTTGTCGTCGAACTCGACGAAGAAGGCGGCCGCCCCGTGCGCACCGAGGCGGAGGAGCTCATCGTCAACGCCGATGCGGACATGGATGAGTTCGTGATCAGCGAGGACCTGTCGACCGCAGCGGTGCTGTGGAACCAGGGCGGAGTGTCGCAATTGGAACTGCTCACCCTCGGCGAGCACCAAAAGGTCCAAGTTCGCCGGACCGTGGAACTGCTGGGCAAGGTGGCGGCGAACCTCTCCATCACCGACGATGGCTCCCTGCTGGCGCTGACCGTCGAAGGCCCCAACCTGCCGCCAACGGTGGAGGTGCTGCGGATCGAAAGCGGAAGGGTAGAGCCGCTGAATCCGGAACGGACAGAGAGGCTTGAAGCGCGTACGCGCCAAGCGGATGCCCCCGAGCTGGTGTACTACACCGCCCGCGATGGGCTGGAACTGTCCGGTTGGCTGTACGTGTCGCAGAACCCAGACCCAAACAAGCCCGTCTACGTCCACCTTCATGGCGGCCCGGAGGGGCAGTCCCGCCCAGTAAACCACGATGTGCTCATGCAGCTCGTGGACGCCGGCATGACCGTATTCACACCGAATATCCGTGGTTCCAAAGGTAATGGCCGCAGTTTCCTTCACGCCGATGACCGCTATGGACGCTTCGCCGCGATCGATGATGTGGCCGATAGTGTGGACTTCCTCATCGAGGCGGAGCTGGCTAACCCGGACTACGTCCTGCTTGGTGGCCGTTCCTACGGTGGCTTCCTGTCCTTGCTGGCCGCGGCCCGTTACCCGGACATGTTCCGTGGTGTCGTTGACGCGTGCGGCATGACCAGCTTCGAAACCTACTATGAGTCCACGGAGCCGTGGCTGGCCTCTGCCGCCTCCCCGAAGTACGGCTACCCCATGCACGACGCGGAACTGCTGATGGAGATCTCCCCCTTGTACAAGGCGGAGATCATCACTTCCCCCGTGCTTTTTATCCATGGCGCTAATGACACGAACGTGCCCATCGACGAATCCCGGCAGATGTACGATGCACTCGTCCAAGCTGGTCGCGCGCCACGGTTCCTCACCGTGCCGGGGGAGGGCCACATGTTCGTCAAGCCCGCCTCCCGCCAACTCATTGCGGAGACGATGCTTGACTTCTTCGCAGCCCTCGGCGCTATCCCTGCGCGGTGA